The DNA window GGTCAGGAGTCCCGCCGCGAGGGCGGAAAGAAGCCATGGAGCCTCGGGATACCGCATCGCGATCTCCCTCAGAAGATCTTCGGTCTCCTCAGATCTCCCGATGTTACGTCAGCTTTCCTTGCGGCGATAGGTCTCGTGGCAGCCGCCGCAGTTCTGGCCGACCCGCTGGATCGCCGCCTGCAGGCTGGCCTGGTCGGTGATCGAACCCTGAGCCGCTGTGGCGTCCTGCTGCAGCTTGGCCGCATGGGCGTCGAAATCCGCCTTGCGCTCCCAGATGGCGGGAAGCGCCGCGGTCTTGCCCTGATGCGAGCCCGGAGGGAACAGGGCCGGAATCTGCTGAGCGTTCTGGGCAATCCGCTGAAGGGCGGTCTGGGCGGTGGCGGCGTTGAACGGAGTCTGCCCCCGGGCCATGCCGGTGAGCGCGCGCACCTGCTCCTGGTTGTTCTTCATCAGGTTCTGGCGCTGGGTGATCGGATCGCCTGACTGGGCCAGCACCCCGATCCCACCCGGGACCACCATGCAGAGTGCGGCGATGACGGTCTTTCGCATGACAATCATCCTTTCTCCCCCTGGGCAGGATGTCCTCTTCCGCCCGAAGGAACCATAGGGAAATGAGGATTAGAGCCGGCTTTTCAGCGGAGATTTGCGCGAGTGGGCCCCTGACATTTTGCCCGATCGCGAACCCTCGCAGGCCGGCGCGCGCCGTGCCATAAGGCCGCCGCAACTCCTCCAGGCTTTTGGGACCCATGATTCGCGTCGAGAATGTCAGCAAGCAGAACAGCCACAGGATCCTCTTCATCGAGGCCTCCGGAACCCTTCAGAAAGGGGAAAAGATCGGCCTGGTGGGGCCCAACGGCGCGGGCAAGACGACGCTCTTCCGGATGATCAACAGGGAAGAGCAGCCCGATGAGGGCCAGGTCTCGGTCGATCGCGGCATCACCATCGGGTATTTCAGCCAGGATGTCGGCGAGATGGCCGGCCGCAGTGCCGTGGCCGAGGTCATGGAGGGCGCCGGTCCGGTGAGCGCCGTAGCGGCCGAACTGCGGGAACTCGAAGCCGCCATGGTGGACCCGGACAGGGCGGACGACCTCGAGGCGGTCATCGAGCGTTACGGCGAGGTGCAGGCGCGCTACGAAGAACTGGACGGCTATTCCCTCGAGGGCCGGGCGCGCGAGGTTCTGGCCGGACTGGGCTTCAGCCAGGAGATGATGGACGGCGACGTGGGCGCCCTGTCGGGCGGCTGGAAAATGCGCGTTGCACTCGGGCGCATTTTGCTGATGCGCCCGGACGTCATGCTCCTCGACGAGCCCAGCAACCACCTGGATCTCGAGAGCCTGATCTGGCTGGAGGAATTCCTGAAGGGCTACGAGGGCGCGCTGCTCATGACCTCGCACGACCGCGCCTTCATGAACCGCATCGTCAACAAGATCATGGAAATAGACGGCGGTTCGCTGACGACCTATTCCGGAGACTACGAGTTCTACGAGCAGCAGCGGGCGATGAACGAGAAGCAGCAGCAGGCGCAGTTCGAGCGTCAGCAGGCCATGCTCGCCAAGGAGATCAAGTTCATCGAGCGCTTCAAGGCGCGTGCCTCGCACGCTGCCCAGGTGCAGAGCCGGGTCAAGAAGCTCGAGAAGATCGACCGGGTGGAGCCGCCCAAGCGCCGCCAGGCGGTGGCGTTCGACTTCCTGCCAGCGCCGCGTTCAGGCGACGACGTGGTCAGCCTGAAGGGCGTGCACAAGCGCTATGGTAGCCGCAGCATCTACGAGGGGCTGGACTTCGCGGTGCGCCGCAAGGAGCGCTGGTGCGTGATGGGCGTGAACGGCGCCGGCAAGTCGACCCTGTTGAAGCTGGTGGCAGGCTCCGCCGCCCCCGACGACGGGTCGGTCACCGTCGGGGCGAGCGTGAAGATGGGCTATTTCGCCCAGCACGCCATGGAGGTGCTCGAGGGCGACCGCACAGTGTTCGAGTTCCTGGAGGATTCGTTCCCGCAGGCCGGGCAGGGCTCGCTGCGCACGCTGGCCGGCTGCTTCGGCTTCTCCGGCGACGATGCGGAGAAGAAGTGCCGCGTCCTCTCGGGCGGGGAGAAGGCCAGGCTGGTCATGGCCAAGATGCTCTACGATCCGCCGAACTTCCTGGTGCTCGACGAGCCGACCAACCATCTCGACATGGCCACGAAGGAGATGCTGATCGACGCCCTGTCCAAATATGAGGGCACCATGCTGTTCGTCTCGCACGACCGCCACTTCCTGGCCGCCCTGTCCAACCGGGTTCTCGAGCTGACCCCGGAGGGCATCCACCAGTATGGTGGCGGCTATACCGAATACGTGGCGCGCACCGGCCAGGAGGCTCCGGGCCTGCGGCATTGAGCGGTCGATCCCCGAAGTCATCGAGACGGAAGCCCGGCCACCGCGCCGGGCTTTTCGCTGCTCGGGACACCGCCTTCCGAAAGCGGGAGCGCGACGTCAGCTTGAGGCAAGCATCATGGCCGATAAGGCAGGGACCACAACAACGATTTTTGAAGAAAGGTCTGTCAAAGGACCTTCTTCGCAACCCTTTCTCATTTCGGGCCGAAACATCATGGCATTGAATACGTCCCTTCCGGTGCTCATCGTCGACGATTACCAGACGATGCTGCGCATCATCCGCAACCTCCTGAAGCAGATCGGCTTCAACGACGTCGATGAAGCCAAGGACGGCTCGGAGGCCTTGGGCAAGCTCAAGGAGAAGAAATACGGGCTCGTGATCTCCGACTGGAACATGGCGCCGATGACCGGCTTCGAGCTGCTCCAGAAGGTCCGCGCCGACGCGGATCTGAACGCACTTCCCTTCATCATGATCACCGCCGAGGCCAAGACCGAGAACGTCGTGGCGGCCAAGCAGGCCGGCGTCAACAACTACATCGTGAAGCCCTTCAACGCGGAAACCCTGCGCTCGAAGATCGCCGCCGTGCTGGGCGAGTAGCCGCCATGCGTCTTCCGCCACCTGTCTCTTTCGACCCATTGAGCCTGGATCTTCTGGCTCAGTCCCGCGAGAGCATCGCTGCCCGGCGGCATGCGGAACTCATGCGGGGCATGGCGGCCATTCATGCGGCGCTCGAGCCGAACAGCGGAGCGTCGAAGGCTCTCCTGGACCAGATCCGGACCGACCTGCGCGAAGCGCTCAGGCTCAAGGATGAACTCGACGCCATCACCGAGTCGATCCAGCGCACGAAACGGGAGATCGCAACCTTGCATTCCCGCAGCCCGGGCGGCCAGGTGACCAGCGTCACCGACGAACTGGGAGCGGTCGTGTCCGGCACGGAAGCGGCCACCAACAGCATCCTGGCGGCCGCCGAGGAGATCGACGAAATCAACGGAACGCTGTCCGCGCGCCTGTCCGGTGAGGACGCCGCCATGGCCCAGCGGATCTCCGACAGGGTCATCACGATCTTCGAGGCCTGCAATTTCCAGGACATTACCGGACAGCGCATCAGCAAGGTCGTCGGCTCGATGAAGTTCATCGAGGAGCGCGTGACCCAGATGGCGCATATCTGGGGCGGCCTGGAGAGCTTCAACGACGTGGAAGCCTTCAAGATGCCGGACCGCGAAGGGGACGAGGCTCTGCTGAACGGGCCTGCCCTCGAGGGCGATCCGACACGCACGTCCCAGGACGCGATCGACGCCCTGTTCGGGTGATCGCCCTGCGCGGCGAACAGCTCAAGAGCCCGGCCCTTCGCCGGGCTTTTTGCTGCCCGTCATTGCCGCACGAGGGTGAGATCGGTCGTCGCCCGGACGGGTCCATTCTCGCCGATCCGGTCCGTGACGACGATCCTGAAGCGACCAGGGTCGAGGCTGGCGACCCGCATCTGGGCCGTCGTGTCGCCGTAGAGGGGCCTCGGCCATTCGATCGCTAGATCGAAGTCCGTACCCACCTGCCGGCCCCTGAGTTGGGCGGTTCCGACCCGCGACCCCGTATAGGTGCCGGTGACCTGGCCGGACCGGGGGTCCCAGGACAGGCGGGCGCTGACCGATCGCGCGATCAGCAGGTAGGCCCGGCACGTGCCCTGGAGCGCAAGGCTCGTGGCGCCCTGCTGCTGGATCGCAAAGCTGCAGCTAACCTGATGGGAGGAGGCATCAGGCCCCTCCAGGATGGTTCCTGTGCCCCAGAAGGAGCCTGCGTAGCGCTCGGCGACCGCCGGGGCGGCGCCTGCGCTGCCGGCTGCGACCCAAAGCGAGAGAACTGCGCCACGAGAGAGCTCTTGCGCGAGGCGGTGCATGAATGTCTCCTTTGAGGCCACGAGGCCGGGTCCGCACCACGGTGCCGATCCGACAGGATGGGGGAGATATGGGGCGGGCCCGCAAAGCCGCCGAGTGGCTTGCGCGGCCATGACGAGCCCGACCCGGGAGCGGCGTCCAGGCCGAGCCGTCACCTTGGTGCTGAGAGAGGTTCGGTGTGGCGATGCCGACGGGGTGCGGGAGCATGGCAGGACCTCTCCTCGGAAAGCCCGGCAGATGCGGAAAAGTTTCCGGTCCGTGAGATCGCCCAACAAAAAGACCCGCCAGTGAGGCGGGCCTTGCGATTCTTGGTGCCTGGAGCGCTCAGTTCGCAGCGGCTAGGTTGACCTTTTCGGAGCCTTGAGCCCGCTTCTGGGGCATGGCCTTCGTGGCCGGAGCCGCCTTGGCGGGAGCAGGTGCAACCTGGACCGTCTCGGCCACGGGCTGCGACGCCGACGTGCCGAACAGGTCGGCCACGCCGCCGAGCATCTTCTTGTAGAAGGGCGTCTCCTGCGAGGAGGCCGCCGCCACGGCCACCGGAGCGGTCTGCTGGGTGACGGCCTGACGGGTTTCCGGCTGCGAGGCGGGAACCTCCTTCAGGGACGCGAAGGCGAGCGCAGTCGACGGGGCGTCGATCTTCTCGCGGCCGCTGTCGTCGAGGGCGATCTGCCGCGGGCCGGACGAGATGCCTTCCGTGCGGCTCACGAATCCGAGCTTGGTGTCGGACACGCCTGACGCATTGGCGAGGGCCTCGCGGAAGGATTCGTGCGTGTCGCCGTCATTGTAGACGAGCCTGATCGGCTTCTCGCCCTTGGCGATCAGATCGGCCACCTCCTGCTCGTCGTGGCGCTGTTTCTGCGTCACGGCCGCGACGGTGCTCTCATCGGCGTTGAAGAGGTAGCGCCGGTTGGCGACCGCCACGCGCAGCTCCTCCTTGGAGATATCGAAGGTGTCAGAGCCTTCCTTCAGGTTCTTCCAGAAGCCGATGTTCGGGTCGAGGCGATGCTTGGCCAGATTCTCGGCCGTCATCCGGAACGGATAGGACTGGAACTGGAAGCCGCGCTGACCGGCGCTGAGCGCCTCGCGGGCGATCGCATAGATCTCGGCGATGTTCTGGTCCGTCATGGCGAAGCAGCCGCGCGACGAGCAAGCGCCATGCACCATGATGTCGCCGCCGTTCCGGCCGAAGGACCGGTCGTAGGCGTTCGGATAGCCGGTGTCGAACGACAGGTAATAGGCCGAATTCGGGTTCATCTGCGATGGGGTGACCGTGTAGAAGCCCTCCGGCACCTGACGGTCGCCTTCGCGGGTCTTGGGGCCGAGCTGGCCCGACCAGCGGCAGATCGGATAGGTCTTGAGGAGCGCGTATTTGCCGTTTGAGCCACGCTTCCAGACCTCGAGCTCCGATTCCTTCTTGTAGGCCCGGACCAGGATCGGGTCGTCCTTGGACATGCCCTTGGTCGACATCAGGGCCATCGTGGCGGACGGAATCGGCACGAGGTGTCGGGTGGAGCCACGGGAAAGCTGGTCGTCCTGGCAGGCAGCAAGCGCGAGCACCAGGCTCGCGGCCAATGCGAAACGCTTCATCATGGGGGACCCCGCAATTCTTGATCTGCCGGCCTCTGTGCCGGTCAGTTCCCCTTTAACCCCTAAATCGTTAGCCTTAACTGGCCCTTACTGCAAGCGGAGCCGTAATCGAGTTATAATGAACGGAAGGTAAAAAATCCGTCTGCAAAGGGCCGGGGCGGCGCTCATCGGGGGCGGGCGTATCTCTTCCGAGGTAAGGAGGCCCTGTGGATGGGCGAAGACCCGCCCGGTTGCAGGCGGGTCCCGGAGCCGCTCGGGCAGATCCTAGAGTTTGCGGCCGATATTGAGGAACTTGTCGGCACGGTGGTCGCGGATCTCGGCCGGACCCATGTTGCCGAGATCGTGCAGGGCTTCCTCGATGGCGTTGCCGGTGGCCTGGATGGCCGCCTCAGGCTCCCGGTGGGCGCCGCCCACGGGCTCCGTCACGATGCCGTCGATGATGCCGAGGCGCAGGAGGTCCTGGGCGGTGATCTTCATGTTCGTGGCCGCATCCTGGGCGCGGGCGGAATCGCGCCAGAGGATCGAGGCCGCGCCTTCCGGGGAGATCACGCTGTAGATCGCGTGTTCCAGCATCAGCACCTTGTTGGCGGTGGCGATCGCGATGGCGCCGCCCGAGCCGCCTTCGCCGATCACGACCGACACGTTGGGCACGCCGAGCGAAAGCTGCATCTCGGTCGAGCGGGCGATGGCCTCGGCCTGCCCGCGCTCCTCCGCCTCGATGCCCGGATAGGCGCCCGCGGTGTCGACGAAGGAAATGACCGGCAGACCGAACCGGTCGGCCATCTCCATGAGGCGAACGGCCTTGCGGTAGCCCTCAGGACGGGCCATGCCGAAATTGTGCCGGATGCGGGTCTCGGTGTTGTGGCCCTTCTCCTGGCCCATCACGCAGACGGGCTGGCCGCGGAACCGGCCGAAGCCGCCGACGATCGCCTCGTCCTCGGCGAACTTGCGGTCGCCGGCGAGCGGGGTGAACTCGGTGATGAGCCCGGCGCAGTAATCGATGAAGTGCGGACGCTGGGGGTGGCGCGCGACCAGGGTCTTCTGCCAGGGCGTGAGCTTGGCATAGAGTTCCTTGAGGGCGTCGGCGGCCTTGACCTCCAGGCGGGAGATGTCGTCCGTGATGGAGACGGCATCGCGGTTCTCACCGAGCGCCCGAAGCTCCTCGACCTTGGCTTCCAGCTCGGCGACGGGCTTTTCGAAATCGAGATAACTGCGCATCAGACTCTACAGCATCGGGCCCAAAAGTGGATTGGCACTTTTGGGCCCGATGCTTCCTCCTTTATGAGAACATCGTTCAGGCAGAAACCGGATCCTCTTTTCCGCACGATGCTCTGGTGGAAAAATGAAGGCCGGCGTGACCGTATAGCCCTGCCGAAGCGGCCGGACACTGGCGTTTCGCAGGGGCCAAGTCAAGTTAAGCGCTGCCTTACTCGCTCAAAACCCGGCAGAATCAAGGAGGAGCGCGTCATTCGCGATGCCGGCGCCGCAGGCACTGGAGCGAACACCGGGGACAGGCGGCGGGAGCGGCGCACCGCATGGACGGCGCCCGGCCGGTAGAGCTGCTTCGTCGCTTCCACGATGTGGAGGCCCGCGAAGGGCAGCGAGAATCCGGCCCCGACCCGCTCCCAGGCCTGGGCGCTCTGGAGAAGGAGGCGGTTGCGCAAGGGTGGCACGTAGAGGGTCTCCGCCCAGCCTTCCGGCGAGAACCAGGTCTGGCGCATCAGGCTCTTGAGCTGGGAGCGGCTGTAGGGCTGGCCGTAGCCGAACGGCGTGGTGTCCATGCGCGCCCACAGGCCGCGCCGGTTGGGCGCCACCAGAATGATCCGCCCGCCCGGTGTGAGAATGCGCCAGATCTCGTGGAGGAGCTCGCTCGGGCTCTCCACGGTCTCCAGAGCATGGACCACGAGAACCCGGTCGATGGAGGCATCGGGCAGGGGCATCATCAGCGGGTCGACGAGAGCCGAGGCCGAGGCCCCGGTGCTGGGCCAGTTCACGACGCCCTGGTTCGCCGGCATGAAGGCCAGGGTCCGCTCGCTCTCGTCCTTGACGGCCGACAGATAGGGAGGCGCATAGCCGAGGCCCAGCACGCGCAGGCCCGTCAGCGGCCCCCAGAACCTGTCGATGGCACGCCCGACGAAGCGGCGCGTCACAGCCCCGAGCGGACTGGCGTAGAAGCCGCGCAGATCGGTGATGTCGATGCTCATGGCCTCAACGGGATGCCTCTTGCTCCGGCCCGGCATGCGCATTGCGGCGCTCCGGGTCTGGTTTCACGCGCCGACTGTTCCATGATAGCTCAGAGCACATCAAGACAAGGTGCCCCGATGTCCGCCCAGATCCACGCCTTTCTCTGCCTTCAGGACAATATCGGTGTTCTGATCCACGATCCCAATACGGGCGCCTGCGCGGCTGTCGACGCGCCGGACGAGGGTGCAATCCTGGCGGCTCTCGCCCAGACCGGCTGGCAGCTGACCGACATCCTCATCACGCACCGGCATGGTGATCACGTACAGGCCGCCGAGCCCCTGAAGCGCCGCACCGGATGCCGCGTGGTGGCACCGGTCAAAGCCCGCGAGGCAGTGCCGCATGCCGACGCCTACGTGCGGGAGGGCGACACGGTGCATGTGGGCGGCCTTCAGGCGCATGTTTGGGAGACGCCCGGACATTGCCTGGATCACGTGTCCTACTGGTTCGCCGCAGACCGGGCGCTGTTCGCCGGCGACACCCTCTTCACCCTCGGCTGCGGGCGGATGTTCGAAGGAACCTACGCCGAATTCTGGGCCTCGCTCCAGCGACTGGCCGCCCTGCCGGACGAGGCCCGGGTCTATTGCGGGCATGACTACACCCTCTCCAATGCGCGCTTCGCGCTGGCGGCCGATCCGGACAACGAGGCGCTGCGGGCACGGGCCGCGGAGGCCGAGACAGCCAGGGCCGAGGGTCGCTTCCTCGTGCCGACGACCATCGGACAGGAAAAGGCCGCCAATCCATTCCTGCGCTCCGGGGAGCCGGCCCTGGCGAAATCCGTTCATAAGGAAGGAGCGGCGCCCGTGGAGGTGTTTCAGGCCTTGCGTGAATGGAAGAACAGGTTCTGATGGGGGCATGACCTTGCGGGAGCGGACAGCCTCATGAACGACCACAGCCTCATCATCGGACTCGAGAGCCGTCTCCTGAACGCCTGGCCCTCGTTCGATTATCAGCTCTATGACGGCTGGGTTCTCCGCCTTGCGAACGGCTACTCGAAACGCGCTAATTCCGCGACGCCCTTCCGCCCGGACATCGGTCTCGACGATGAGTTGCTCGATTACATGATCGCGCGCTTCGTGGAGGCCAGCGTGCGCCCCACGTTCCGTCTCAACGGGGTGCAGGCAGGCGGTGTCGACGAGCTGCTGAAGCAGCGCGGCTTCAAGGAGGTCGAGCCGACGCATGTCCTCGCGGCTCCCATCACGAGCGGCGATTGCGAGATCGACCCCGAGGTCAATCTCGACCCCCAGGTCTCCAAGCGCTGGGTGAGGGCGGCGGCGGAATCCTACGGCGGCGACAAGGCCGATGACGAGACCCTGATGAGGATCGTCTCCCGCATCCGTCAGAAGACGGCCTTCGCCACGCTGAGCCTCGACGACAGGCCGGTGGCCTGGGGCCTGGGGGTGGTGGAGCGCGGCTATGTCGGCCTCTACGACATCGTGGTCGCGCCGGACCTGCGCGGCATCGGCCTCGGCCGCCGCGTGGTCGCAAGCCTCATGGCCTGGGGCTGCGGGCAGGGGGCACACACCGCCTACCTCCAGGTGCGTGAGGAGAACGAGATCGCCCGCTCGCTCTATGGCACGCTCGGTTTCGAGACGGCCTACCGCTACACCCACCGGGTCATGCCGGGACGGTCTTCTTCGACGTGAGAGTGGCGACCAGCGCGCCGGCCACGATGAGCCCGCAGGCGAGCGCCAGCGTCAGGGTCGGTTCCGCATAGCCGGCCACCACCAGGAGCAGGGTCGACAGCACCGGCGTTGCATACGAGGCGACCCCGAGGAAGCGGATGTCGCCGCGCTTCATGCCGATGTCCCACACATAGAAGGCCGCGCCTACGGGTCCGAGGCCGAGCCCCAGAAGGGCGAGCCATTGCGTCGTCGTCTCGGGCCAGACGGTGGTCTCGAAGGCCAGATGGCAGACGAGGCTCAGGAGCGACGTCATGAGGCAGAACCCGGCCACAGCATCGGTCGGCACCTGGCCGAAGCGGCGGGAGAGAACCGAATAGCCAGCCCAGACGAAGGCCGCCACGAAGGCGCAGAGATAGCCCGGCATGTATTCGGCGCGCGCGTCCAAGGCACCGCGCCCGGCGATCAGCACCACGACGCCGGCGAAGCCGAGCAGCGCCCCCACGATATGTGACCGCTGCAGATGCTCGCCCGGCAGCAGCGAGGAGAACAGCACGATCAGCAGGGGCCAGAGATAGTTGATCAGGCCCGACTCCGCCGGCGGCGCCCAGCGCAGGGCCGCGAAGTAGAGCGCGTGATAGCCGAAGAGGCCGCCGATCCCGAGCGCCCAGACGACCGGCTTCTGGCGCAGCGCTTTAAGCCCCTGAGGCCGCACGATCCAGCTCGCCACGCCGACCAGCCCGCCGACCAGGAAGGTCATGGCGGCAAGTTGGAAGGGAGGAATCGTGCCCGTCGCCGCCGTGAGCAGGGCGAGCATGGACCAGAGCAGGATGGCCGCGAGGCCGATGGTGGTGGCGGTGCGAGTCGTCATGGTGGCCGCCACCTATCACGACTTTCGCCAGGAAGCGAAGCTCCGCGGCGGGTCCTGCCGGAAATTCTAGTAGGTGGTGCGCCCGCCGCTCAGATCGAAGGTGGCCGCCGTGGTGAAGGAGTTTTCCTCGGACAGCATCCAGGCCACCATGGCGGCGATCTCGTGCAGTTCGGCGAAGCGGTCGCGGGGGATGCGCACGCGCATGTACTCGATGAATTCCGGCGTCAGGGAATCGAGGATCTTCGTCTTGGCCGTGGTGGGCGTGATGCAGTTGACCGCGATGCCGGTCTTGGCCAGCTCCTTGCCCAGGGACTTGGTGAGCCCGATGATGCCCGCCTTGGCGGCGCTGTAGGCGGCGAGGTTCGGATTGCCTTCCTTGCCCGCGACCGACGCGATATTGACGATCCGGCCGTAATCGTTCTCCAGCATGATCGGCACGATGGACCGGCAGCAATTGAAGGTGCCGGTCAGGTT is part of the Microvirga terrae genome and encodes:
- a CDS encoding c-type cytochrome encodes the protein MRKTVIAALCMVVPGGIGVLAQSGDPITQRQNLMKNNQEQVRALTGMARGQTPFNAATAQTALQRIAQNAQQIPALFPPGSHQGKTAALPAIWERKADFDAHAAKLQQDATAAQGSITDQASLQAAIQRVGQNCGGCHETYRRKES
- the abc-f gene encoding ribosomal protection-like ABC-F family protein, whose amino-acid sequence is MIRVENVSKQNSHRILFIEASGTLQKGEKIGLVGPNGAGKTTLFRMINREEQPDEGQVSVDRGITIGYFSQDVGEMAGRSAVAEVMEGAGPVSAVAAELRELEAAMVDPDRADDLEAVIERYGEVQARYEELDGYSLEGRAREVLAGLGFSQEMMDGDVGALSGGWKMRVALGRILLMRPDVMLLDEPSNHLDLESLIWLEEFLKGYEGALLMTSHDRAFMNRIVNKIMEIDGGSLTTYSGDYEFYEQQRAMNEKQQQAQFERQQAMLAKEIKFIERFKARASHAAQVQSRVKKLEKIDRVEPPKRRQAVAFDFLPAPRSGDDVVSLKGVHKRYGSRSIYEGLDFAVRRKERWCVMGVNGAGKSTLLKLVAGSAAPDDGSVTVGASVKMGYFAQHAMEVLEGDRTVFEFLEDSFPQAGQGSLRTLAGCFGFSGDDAEKKCRVLSGGEKARLVMAKMLYDPPNFLVLDEPTNHLDMATKEMLIDALSKYEGTMLFVSHDRHFLAALSNRVLELTPEGIHQYGGGYTEYVARTGQEAPGLRH
- a CDS encoding response regulator, with the translated sequence MALNTSLPVLIVDDYQTMLRIIRNLLKQIGFNDVDEAKDGSEALGKLKEKKYGLVISDWNMAPMTGFELLQKVRADADLNALPFIMITAEAKTENVVAAKQAGVNNYIVKPFNAETLRSKIAAVLGE
- a CDS encoding protein phosphatase CheZ; amino-acid sequence: MRLPPPVSFDPLSLDLLAQSRESIAARRHAELMRGMAAIHAALEPNSGASKALLDQIRTDLREALRLKDELDAITESIQRTKREIATLHSRSPGGQVTSVTDELGAVVSGTEAATNSILAAAEEIDEINGTLSARLSGEDAAMAQRISDRVITIFEACNFQDITGQRISKVVGSMKFIEERVTQMAHIWGGLESFNDVEAFKMPDREGDEALLNGPALEGDPTRTSQDAIDALFG
- a CDS encoding L,D-transpeptidase family protein gives rise to the protein MMKRFALAASLVLALAACQDDQLSRGSTRHLVPIPSATMALMSTKGMSKDDPILVRAYKKESELEVWKRGSNGKYALLKTYPICRWSGQLGPKTREGDRQVPEGFYTVTPSQMNPNSAYYLSFDTGYPNAYDRSFGRNGGDIMVHGACSSRGCFAMTDQNIAEIYAIAREALSAGQRGFQFQSYPFRMTAENLAKHRLDPNIGFWKNLKEGSDTFDISKEELRVAVANRRYLFNADESTVAAVTQKQRHDEQEVADLIAKGEKPIRLVYNDGDTHESFREALANASGVSDTKLGFVSRTEGISSGPRQIALDDSGREKIDAPSTALAFASLKEVPASQPETRQAVTQQTAPVAVAAASSQETPFYKKMLGGVADLFGTSASQPVAETVQVAPAPAKAAPATKAMPQKRAQGSEKVNLAAAN
- a CDS encoding acetyl-CoA carboxylase carboxyltransferase subunit alpha, with amino-acid sequence MRSYLDFEKPVAELEAKVEELRALGENRDAVSITDDISRLEVKAADALKELYAKLTPWQKTLVARHPQRPHFIDYCAGLITEFTPLAGDRKFAEDEAIVGGFGRFRGQPVCVMGQEKGHNTETRIRHNFGMARPEGYRKAVRLMEMADRFGLPVISFVDTAGAYPGIEAEERGQAEAIARSTEMQLSLGVPNVSVVIGEGGSGGAIAIATANKVLMLEHAIYSVISPEGAASILWRDSARAQDAATNMKITAQDLLRLGIIDGIVTEPVGGAHREPEAAIQATGNAIEEALHDLGNMGPAEIRDHRADKFLNIGRKL
- a CDS encoding class I SAM-dependent methyltransferase, with protein sequence MSIDITDLRGFYASPLGAVTRRFVGRAIDRFWGPLTGLRVLGLGYAPPYLSAVKDESERTLAFMPANQGVVNWPSTGASASALVDPLMMPLPDASIDRVLVVHALETVESPSELLHEIWRILTPGGRIILVAPNRRGLWARMDTTPFGYGQPYSRSQLKSLMRQTWFSPEGWAETLYVPPLRNRLLLQSAQAWERVGAGFSLPFAGLHIVEATKQLYRPGAVHAVRRSRRLSPVFAPVPAAPASRMTRSSLILPGFERVRQRLT
- the gloB gene encoding hydroxyacylglutathione hydrolase, with amino-acid sequence MSAQIHAFLCLQDNIGVLIHDPNTGACAAVDAPDEGAILAALAQTGWQLTDILITHRHGDHVQAAEPLKRRTGCRVVAPVKAREAVPHADAYVREGDTVHVGGLQAHVWETPGHCLDHVSYWFAADRALFAGDTLFTLGCGRMFEGTYAEFWASLQRLAALPDEARVYCGHDYTLSNARFALAADPDNEALRARAAEAETARAEGRFLVPTTIGQEKAANPFLRSGEPALAKSVHKEGAAPVEVFQALREWKNRF
- a CDS encoding GNAT family N-acetyltransferase, which codes for MNDHSLIIGLESRLLNAWPSFDYQLYDGWVLRLANGYSKRANSATPFRPDIGLDDELLDYMIARFVEASVRPTFRLNGVQAGGVDELLKQRGFKEVEPTHVLAAPITSGDCEIDPEVNLDPQVSKRWVRAAAESYGGDKADDETLMRIVSRIRQKTAFATLSLDDRPVAWGLGVVERGYVGLYDIVVAPDLRGIGLGRRVVASLMAWGCGQGAHTAYLQVREENEIARSLYGTLGFETAYRYTHRVMPGRSSST
- the yddG gene encoding aromatic amino acid exporter YddG, with the protein product MTTRTATTIGLAAILLWSMLALLTAATGTIPPFQLAAMTFLVGGLVGVASWIVRPQGLKALRQKPVVWALGIGGLFGYHALYFAALRWAPPAESGLINYLWPLLIVLFSSLLPGEHLQRSHIVGALLGFAGVVVLIAGRGALDARAEYMPGYLCAFVAAFVWAGYSVLSRRFGQVPTDAVAGFCLMTSLLSLVCHLAFETTVWPETTTQWLALLGLGLGPVGAAFYVWDIGMKRGDIRFLGVASYATPVLSTLLLVVAGYAEPTLTLALACGLIVAGALVATLTSKKTVPA
- a CDS encoding SDR family NAD(P)-dependent oxidoreductase; its protein translation is MNRIDMAGKTVVITGGARGIGYAIGERLVQSGARVAIWDLRLEETEASAAALSKDCIGLSVDVADSVSVEHAAQQTRGAFGRIDGLVNGAGITGPVKPLADYSVEEWRSVVDVNLTGTFNCCRSIVPIMLENDYGRIVNIASVAGKEGNPNLAAYSAAKAGIIGLTKSLGKELAKTGIAVNCITPTTAKTKILDSLTPEFIEYMRVRIPRDRFAELHEIAAMVAWMLSEENSFTTAATFDLSGGRTTY